A section of the Deltaproteobacteria bacterium genome encodes:
- a CDS encoding potassium channel protein: MVNPIKKLKVSLLILAGIMAFGIVGYMMIEGWGVTDALYMTVITLSTIGFMEVHRMDTAGRIFTVVLILVGVGTVAYVFKTAIGILLEGEIREVLGRKKVNEKIKRLKEHYIICGYGRMGKHICSEFAAAMFPFVVIEKDPEVVTEIHEKGHVVIQGDATQDETLLSAGIERATGLISVLTSDAENLYVVLSAREIKAKLKIITRAGGEGAEKKFKRAGADMVVSPYLIGASKIAQSIFRPHVASFLETAVSRDGKMGFRLDAIRISGSSSFNGVRIVDSRIREELGLLIVAVKKEDGTMNTSLAPSTILEAGDRLICVGKPEQLVELARLAGGEEETPESSS; the protein is encoded by the coding sequence TTGGTCAATCCGATCAAAAAGCTGAAAGTTTCACTGCTGATCCTTGCAGGGATCATGGCCTTTGGAATCGTGGGGTACATGATGATTGAGGGGTGGGGAGTAACCGATGCACTCTACATGACGGTGATCACCCTTTCCACGATCGGTTTTATGGAAGTGCATCGGATGGATACGGCAGGAAGAATCTTTACGGTTGTCCTGATTCTCGTTGGGGTCGGGACGGTTGCCTATGTTTTCAAAACGGCCATCGGGATCCTCCTCGAAGGGGAGATCCGGGAAGTGCTTGGGAGGAAGAAGGTGAACGAGAAAATTAAACGGTTAAAGGAACACTATATTATCTGCGGGTACGGCCGAATGGGGAAACATATCTGCTCGGAATTTGCTGCGGCGATGTTTCCCTTTGTCGTGATTGAGAAAGACCCCGAGGTGGTTACGGAGATTCATGAGAAGGGACATGTCGTCATTCAGGGAGATGCAACACAGGATGAGACCCTTCTGTCGGCGGGGATTGAACGGGCCACAGGACTAATCTCGGTTTTGACTTCCGATGCGGAAAACCTCTATGTGGTTTTGAGCGCCCGTGAAATCAAGGCAAAGTTGAAGATTATTACCCGTGCCGGCGGGGAGGGGGCGGAAAAGAAGTTCAAACGGGCCGGGGCCGATATGGTGGTTTCTCCCTACCTGATCGGGGCCTCCAAAATCGCCCAATCGATCTTCCGGCCCCATGTCGCAAGTTTTCTGGAGACTGCGGTCAGCCGAGACGGCAAGATGGGCTTCCGTCTTGATGCCATCCGTATTTCCGGTTCTTCTTCTTTCAACGGTGTCCGAATCGTAGACTCCCGGATTCGGGAAGAATTAGGGCTCCTGATTGTGGCCGTTAAGAAGGAGGATGGTACCATGAATACCAGCCTGGCTCCCTCGACCATTCTGGAGGCGGGGGACCGTCTGATCTGTGTAGGGAAACCGGAACAGTTGGTGGAATTGGCCCGCCTTGCCGGCGGGGAAGAAGAGACCCCTGAATCGTCTTCCTGA
- a CDS encoding M23 family metallopeptidase, with translation MSWILMVWFLCAGSAWATKIQVRVLPKKIYPGQAVWVRIVSATRLDRVKGSFLGQKLLFTSNEKGRRWSALAAVGLTVSPRSHSLTYRADFPDGKKTEGVFHITVLPKIFPLERITVRKKYVDLSRKDLARVHGEKKGLAALYKIRSRKAFWLRGFTAPVEAARGSSFGLRRIFNGEPRSPHSGADLLAGAGTPVKAPDAGRVVMADNLFFSGNTVILDHGGGLYTLYAHLEDFAVRKGQIVRQGSVLGHVGATGRVTGPHLHWGARLNGVRIDPFSLVTLPLRFPEVNGEPEERERAIQPGAAGSPTP, from the coding sequence GTGTCGTGGATTTTAATGGTGTGGTTTCTCTGTGCGGGCAGCGCGTGGGCCACCAAGATACAGGTCCGGGTTCTTCCGAAAAAGATCTACCCCGGTCAGGCGGTCTGGGTACGAATTGTGTCGGCCACGAGACTGGACAGGGTGAAAGGAAGTTTTCTGGGACAGAAACTTCTCTTCACTTCGAATGAGAAGGGGAGACGATGGTCTGCCTTGGCGGCCGTGGGGTTGACCGTTTCACCTCGCAGTCATTCCCTGACGTACCGGGCCGATTTTCCGGACGGCAAAAAAACGGAAGGGGTCTTTCACATTACCGTTCTGCCGAAGATTTTTCCCCTGGAGCGGATTACCGTCCGGAAGAAGTATGTTGATCTTTCCCGCAAGGATCTTGCCCGTGTGCACGGGGAGAAGAAGGGACTGGCGGCGCTTTACAAAATCCGCAGCCGGAAGGCCTTCTGGTTGCGGGGATTCACTGCTCCCGTTGAGGCGGCACGGGGGAGTTCCTTCGGATTGCGCCGCATCTTCAACGGTGAACCCCGGAGCCCCCATTCGGGAGCCGACCTTCTTGCCGGCGCCGGAACCCCGGTGAAGGCCCCGGATGCCGGACGGGTGGTCATGGCTGACAATCTCTTCTTCAGCGGCAACACGGTGATCCTCGATCACGGAGGCGGGCTCTATACCCTCTATGCGCATTTAGAAGACTTTGCCGTTCGGAAAGGGCAGATCGTCCGTCAAGGTTCGGTCCTGGGGCATGTGGGTGCCACGGGACGGGTGACGGGGCCCCATCTCCACTGGGGGGCGCGGCTCAATGGTGTGCGAATTGACCCCTTCTCCCTGGTGACGCTCCCTCTTCGTTTCCCGGAAGTCAATGGAGAGCCCGAAGAGAGAGAAAGGGCGATACAGCCCGGGGCAGCGGGCTCTCCAACTCCGTAA
- a CDS encoding CoA-binding protein, which yields MADRICNLLQRYRTVAVVGLSPKPERDSHRVARYLQEQGFRIIPVNPGQRKILGEICYPSLSSIPEPLEIVDVFRRSDAILPIAEEAVQSGARVFWMQLGIRNDEAMKRLNEAGVEVVMGRCIKIEYMRCRQGKRPGEEDSC from the coding sequence ATGGCGGATCGGATTTGTAATCTCCTGCAACGATACCGTACCGTGGCCGTCGTGGGGCTCTCCCCGAAACCGGAACGGGACAGCCATCGGGTTGCACGGTACCTGCAGGAACAGGGTTTCCGCATCATCCCCGTCAACCCGGGACAACGGAAGATCCTGGGGGAGATTTGTTATCCCTCACTGAGCTCCATTCCGGAACCGTTGGAAATCGTCGATGTCTTCCGGCGCTCCGATGCAATCCTGCCGATTGCGGAAGAAGCGGTGCAATCCGGGGCCAGGGTCTTCTGGATGCAGTTGGGCATCCGGAATGATGAGGCGATGAAAAGATTGAACGAGGCCGGGGTGGAAGTGGTCATGGGCCGCTGCATCAAAATCGAATATATGCGTTGTCGTCAGGGGAAGCGGCCGGGAGAGGAGGATTCGTGCTGA